A single region of the Roseivivax sp. THAF197b genome encodes:
- a CDS encoding helicase-related protein: protein MEMRSRVAAVLGPTNTGKTHYAIDRMLGYRTGIIGLPLRLLAREVYDKVVAARGPGVVALVTGEERIVPPRAAYWVCTVEAMPEGMGTDFAAIDEIQLCADPERGHVFTDRLLRMRGTHETLFMGADTMRGPIAALVPGCEFIGRERMSQLSYLGSKKISRLRPRSAIVGFSVENVYAIAELLRRQKGGAAVVMGALSPRTRNAQVDLYQNGEVDYLVATDAIGMGLNLDIDHVAFSSLTKFDGRRMRPLAPNELAQIAGRAGRGMSHGTFGVTGEAPPLQDDVAEAICNHRFTPIKKLNWRNAKLSFGSIDALIASLEAGTDDPILVKAREADDLQALKELSTRAEVRARASDARSVQLLWDVCRIPDFRGISHAEHAGLLDVIFGYLHEKGSVPDDFLARQVHRIDRTEGDIDTLSKRLAYIRTWTYVAQRKGWVGDEEHWRDRTRAVEDRVSDALHERLTQRFVDRRTSVLLRRLKQKEALLAEVNDKGEVTVEGEFVGRLEGFRFRQDKDAQGQEAKTLKTASLQALSPHFHLRADRFYNAPDTEIDFTEQGGLMWGDQAVGKLEKGDDALKPRVVAFVDDEAGPDVRQKVERRLQHFIDRKVASLFEPLINIQRDETLTGLAKGFAFRMVEAMGVLPRGAVANDVKELDQDARGALRKHGMRFGQFTIFMPLLLKPAPTRLRLVLWSLAQGHDVFPEAPPPGLVTVPAEAGTSNDAFTTMGYRRAGKRAIRIDMLERLADMVRGEDSRGGFEAKADMLSITGLTLEQFADLMEGLGYRAERGERAKEKAVDQVVPTDEGIAHEAEVPAADTPEEAPAADTPVFDAGQPDAAEAGAITGEEATATATEGVEAITDHGEAPIAAEPAQPQDEAPVDAVSDEETPVGTAPDADIAGPEMEVFYTFTWVGNRNRGGGKPQGQGQGRGRGGPPKGKGKPKGKGPRDGGPKKVQNYEARPQKKDKIDPDNPFAAALQGFKGKS, encoded by the coding sequence ATGGAAATGAGATCCCGCGTGGCGGCGGTGCTCGGTCCGACAAACACCGGCAAGACGCATTACGCGATTGACCGGATGCTCGGGTATCGCACCGGCATCATCGGCCTGCCGCTGCGCCTTCTTGCACGCGAAGTCTACGACAAGGTCGTCGCGGCGCGCGGCCCCGGCGTCGTGGCGCTTGTGACCGGGGAGGAGCGTATCGTGCCGCCCCGCGCGGCCTATTGGGTCTGCACTGTCGAGGCGATGCCCGAAGGCATGGGCACGGATTTCGCGGCCATCGACGAAATCCAGCTATGCGCCGATCCCGAGCGTGGTCATGTCTTCACCGACCGCCTTCTGCGCATGCGCGGCACGCACGAGACCCTGTTCATGGGCGCGGATACGATGCGCGGTCCGATCGCCGCATTGGTGCCGGGATGCGAGTTCATCGGCCGCGAGCGGATGAGCCAGCTGTCCTATCTCGGCTCGAAAAAGATAAGCAGGTTGCGCCCGAGATCGGCAATCGTCGGGTTCTCGGTTGAGAACGTCTATGCCATCGCCGAGCTGCTGCGTCGCCAGAAGGGGGGCGCTGCCGTGGTAATGGGCGCGCTCAGCCCCCGCACGCGGAATGCGCAGGTCGATTTGTATCAGAACGGCGAGGTGGATTACCTCGTGGCCACCGATGCCATCGGGATGGGGCTCAACCTCGATATCGATCACGTCGCGTTCTCATCGCTGACGAAGTTCGACGGACGGCGGATGCGGCCGCTCGCCCCGAACGAGCTGGCGCAGATCGCAGGCCGGGCGGGGCGCGGCATGAGCCATGGCACCTTCGGCGTGACGGGCGAGGCTCCGCCCTTGCAGGACGACGTGGCCGAGGCCATCTGCAACCACCGCTTCACGCCGATCAAGAAACTGAACTGGCGCAATGCGAAGCTGTCCTTCGGGTCCATCGACGCGCTGATCGCATCGCTCGAGGCGGGCACCGATGATCCCATCCTCGTCAAGGCGCGGGAGGCCGACGATCTGCAAGCGCTGAAGGAGCTGTCCACCCGGGCGGAGGTGCGGGCGCGGGCCTCCGATGCGCGGTCGGTTCAGCTTTTGTGGGATGTCTGCCGCATCCCGGATTTTCGCGGTATCAGTCACGCGGAACATGCAGGCCTGCTCGACGTTATCTTCGGGTATCTGCACGAGAAAGGGAGCGTGCCCGATGATTTCCTGGCCCGGCAGGTGCACCGGATCGACCGGACCGAAGGCGATATCGACACATTGTCGAAACGATTGGCGTATATCCGCACATGGACATATGTCGCGCAGCGCAAAGGTTGGGTCGGTGATGAAGAGCATTGGCGCGACCGCACCCGAGCGGTAGAAGACAGAGTATCGGACGCCCTGCATGAGCGTTTGACGCAAAGATTCGTTGACCGGCGGACGAGTGTCCTCCTTCGCCGGTTGAAGCAAAAGGAGGCCCTTTTGGCCGAAGTGAACGACAAAGGTGAAGTGACCGTCGAAGGCGAATTCGTCGGCAGGCTCGAAGGGTTCCGGTTCCGGCAGGACAAGGACGCCCAGGGGCAGGAGGCCAAGACGCTGAAGACGGCGTCCTTGCAGGCGCTCAGCCCGCATTTCCATCTGCGCGCGGACAGGTTCTACAACGCGCCCGACACGGAGATCGACTTCACCGAGCAGGGCGGCCTCATGTGGGGCGACCAGGCGGTGGGCAAGCTCGAAAAGGGCGATGATGCGCTCAAGCCGCGGGTCGTGGCCTTTGTCGACGACGAAGCCGGGCCCGATGTGCGCCAGAAGGTGGAGCGCCGCCTGCAGCATTTCATCGACCGCAAGGTGGCGAGCCTCTTCGAGCCGCTGATCAATATCCAGCGCGACGAGACGCTGACCGGCCTTGCCAAGGGGTTCGCCTTCCGCATGGTCGAGGCGATGGGCGTGCTGCCGCGCGGTGCGGTGGCCAACGACGTCAAGGAGTTAGACCAGGACGCGCGTGGCGCATTGCGCAAGCACGGCATGCGGTTCGGTCAGTTCACCATTTTCATGCCGCTTCTGCTCAAGCCCGCGCCGACGCGCCTGCGTCTGGTTTTGTGGAGCCTCGCGCAGGGTCATGACGTTTTCCCCGAAGCGCCGCCGCCGGGTCTCGTGACCGTACCGGCCGAGGCGGGCACGTCGAACGACGCCTTCACCACGATGGGGTATCGCCGCGCGGGCAAGCGGGCCATCCGCATCGACATGCTGGAGCGGTTGGCCGACATGGTCCGCGGCGAGGACAGCCGGGGCGGGTTCGAGGCCAAGGCCGACATGCTCTCGATCACCGGTCTCACGCTGGAGCAATTCGCGGATCTGATGGAAGGTCTGGGCTATCGCGCCGAGAGGGGCGAGCGGGCCAAGGAAAAGGCCGTCGATCAGGTAGTGCCCACCGATGAGGGTATCGCGCATGAGGCCGAAGTGCCCGCAGCCGACACGCCCGAGGAGGCGCCTGCCGCCGACACGCCGGTCTTCGACGCGGGACAGCCCGATGCCGCGGAGGCCGGTGCCATCACCGGCGAGGAAGCCACAGCGACGGCGACGGAAGGTGTCGAGGCGATCACCGATCACGGTGAAGCCCCGATCGCGGCAGAGCCTGCTCAGCCGCAGGACGAAGCGCCTGTCGATGCCGTCTCGGACGAGGAAACGCCGGTTGGCACAGCGCCTGACGCGGATATCGCAGGCCCCGAGATGGAGGTGTTCTATACTTTCACCTGGGTCGGCAATCGTAATCGCGGCGGTGGCAAGCCGCAGGGGCAGGGCCAAGGCCGGGGCCGGGGCGGCCCGCCGAAAGGCAAAGGCAAGCCCAAGGGCAAAGGGCCGCGCGATGGCGGGCCGAAGAAGGTCCAAAATTACGAGGCACGTCCGCAGAAGAAGGACAAGATCGACCCCGACAACCCCTTCGCCGCGGCGTTGCAGGGCTTCAAGGGCAAGTCTTGA
- a CDS encoding Lrp/AsnC family transcriptional regulator gives MQDTRIDLDETDTRLLAALQEDAHLTADALGQMLNLSASQIGRRRQRLEKIGAIRGYRADLDPERLGLAVQAFIQVSLGSHGADQSKRFARLVATRSEIVSAWTLTGEADYLLRVYAPDLRGLHRLIHDVLLSHPSVARVQSQIVMDQLKRDAPLPV, from the coding sequence ATGCAAGATACCCGCATCGATCTGGACGAGACCGATACCCGCCTCCTCGCGGCCCTGCAGGAGGATGCGCATCTGACGGCGGATGCGCTCGGACAGATGCTCAACCTCTCGGCAAGCCAGATTGGCCGTCGGCGTCAGCGGCTTGAAAAGATCGGCGCGATCCGGGGCTACCGGGCCGATCTCGATCCCGAACGCCTGGGCCTCGCAGTGCAGGCCTTCATCCAGGTCAGTCTTGGCAGCCATGGCGCCGATCAGTCGAAACGCTTTGCCCGCCTTGTGGCCACACGGTCCGAGATCGTCTCCGCCTGGACCCTGACCGGCGAGGCGGATTACCTCCTGCGGGTCTATGCGCCCGATCTGCGGGGCTTGCACCGGCTGATCCACGATGTGCTGCTGAGCCATCCGTCCGTGGCCCGCGTGCAAAGCCAGATCGTGATGGACCAGCTCAAACGCGACGCCCCCCTGCCGGTGTGA
- a CDS encoding tetratricopeptide repeat protein, protein MFSIPAQGHAEATSDRAAELARDLAEAVDAAEAQRLERELQLEWSKSGSAAMDLLLKRGRDALEINETDRAIDHLLALTDHAPGFAQGWYSLAQAYYAQGQYGQAADALERTLALNPNHFGALQGMGALLEQLDRQALAYRAYAEAEALRPFDKDVTEALKRLDLAANGTRL, encoded by the coding sequence ATGTTTTCCATACCCGCACAAGGCCATGCCGAAGCGACGAGCGATCGTGCCGCGGAACTGGCGCGCGATCTGGCCGAAGCCGTGGACGCCGCCGAAGCGCAGCGGCTGGAGCGCGAATTGCAGCTCGAATGGTCGAAATCCGGCTCCGCGGCCATGGATCTCCTGCTGAAGCGGGGACGCGACGCGCTGGAGATCAACGAAACGGATCGCGCCATCGACCATCTCCTGGCGCTGACCGATCATGCGCCCGGATTCGCCCAAGGGTGGTACTCGCTCGCGCAGGCCTATTACGCGCAAGGGCAATACGGCCAGGCAGCGGATGCGCTGGAGCGCACGCTCGCCCTCAATCCGAATCACTTCGGCGCCTTGCAGGGCATGGGGGCGCTTCTTGAACAATTGGACCGACAGGCGCTGGCCTATCGCGCCTACGCGGAGGCCGAGGCATTGCGTCCCTTCGACAAGGATGTGACAGAGGCGTTGAAGCGGCTGGATCTTGCGGCAAACGGCACCCGGCTCTGA
- a CDS encoding CarD family transcriptional regulator: MSKSNKSEFRPNDYVVYPAHGVGQIMSIEEQEIAGIKLELFVISFEKDKMTLRVPTHKATEVGMRSLSSPDVVSQAMKTLKGKAKVKKAMWSRRAQEYEQKINSGDLISIAEVVRDLHRADDQREQSYSERQLYEAALERLTREISAVSGGDEVAAAKQIDDVLVSRAAAA, from the coding sequence ATGTCGAAGTCGAACAAGTCCGAATTCCGCCCGAACGATTACGTGGTGTACCCTGCGCATGGCGTCGGTCAGATCATGTCGATCGAAGAGCAGGAGATTGCGGGCATCAAGCTCGAGCTTTTCGTGATTTCCTTTGAGAAGGACAAGATGACCCTGCGCGTGCCGACGCACAAGGCGACCGAGGTGGGCATGCGTTCGCTGTCCTCGCCTGACGTCGTCAGCCAGGCCATGAAGACGCTGAAGGGCAAGGCCAAGGTCAAGAAGGCCATGTGGTCGCGCCGGGCGCAGGAATACGAGCAGAAGATCAATTCCGGCGATCTGATCTCCATCGCGGAGGTCGTGCGCGACCTGCACCGTGCCGACGATCAGCGCGAGCAAAGCTATTCCGAGCGTCAGCTGTATGAAGCGGCCCTTGAGCGTCTGACCCGCGAAATCTCTGCGGTCTCCGGCGGCGACGAGGTCGCAGCTGCCAAGCAGATCGACGACGTGCTCGTGTCGCGCGCCGCCGCGGCCTAA
- the hppD gene encoding 4-hydroxyphenylpyruvate dioxygenase: MGPFPHDAPQAQITSENPAGTDGFEFVEFAHPDPDALRDVFTKMGYTHVANHKTKAVELWQQGDITYVLNAEPDSFAARFVEEHGPCAPSMAWRVRDAQHAFEHAVAQGAEPYEGSDKTVDWPAIKGIGGSLLYFTDQYYATSPYNSEFDWIATSKPEGVGFWYLDHLTHNVFKGNMDKWFDFYGRLFNFQEIRFFDIEGKFTGLFSRALTSPCGRIRIPINEDRGETGQIVSYLKKYNGEGIQHIAVGAKNIYDATDAIAENGLKFMPGPPDTYYDLSKTRVAGHEEPIDRMKKHGILIDGEGVVDGGETRILLQIFSKTVIGPIFFEFIERKGDDGFGEGNFKALFESIEAEQIANGELEGTE, from the coding sequence ATGGGCCCGTTCCCCCACGACGCGCCGCAGGCACAGATCACGTCCGAGAACCCTGCCGGGACGGATGGTTTCGAGTTCGTGGAATTTGCCCATCCCGACCCGGATGCGCTGCGCGATGTCTTTACGAAAATGGGTTATACCCATGTCGCTAACCACAAGACGAAGGCCGTGGAGCTCTGGCAGCAGGGCGATATCACCTACGTTCTGAATGCCGAGCCGGACAGTTTCGCCGCGCGCTTCGTGGAGGAGCACGGCCCCTGCGCGCCCTCCATGGCCTGGCGTGTCCGCGATGCGCAGCACGCCTTCGAGCATGCCGTCGCGCAAGGGGCGGAGCCCTATGAGGGGAGCGACAAGACCGTGGATTGGCCCGCGATCAAGGGGATCGGCGGGTCGCTTCTCTACTTCACCGACCAATATTACGCGACCTCGCCCTACAACAGCGAGTTCGACTGGATCGCGACCTCCAAACCCGAGGGCGTGGGGTTCTGGTATCTCGATCACCTCACGCACAATGTCTTCAAGGGGAACATGGACAAGTGGTTCGACTTCTATGGCCGCCTGTTCAATTTCCAGGAAATCCGCTTCTTTGATATCGAGGGCAAGTTCACGGGGCTCTTTTCCCGTGCGCTGACCTCGCCCTGCGGACGTATCCGAATCCCGATCAACGAGGACCGTGGCGAGACCGGGCAGATCGTGTCCTATCTCAAGAAGTACAACGGCGAGGGTATCCAGCACATCGCGGTGGGGGCGAAGAACATCTATGATGCGACCGATGCGATTGCCGAGAACGGGCTCAAGTTCATGCCGGGCCCGCCGGACACCTATTACGACCTGAGCAAGACGCGCGTGGCGGGCCATGAAGAGCCCATCGACCGGATGAAGAAGCATGGCATCCTGATCGACGGTGAGGGCGTGGTAGATGGCGGCGAGACGCGAATCCTGCTGCAGATCTTCTCGAAGACGGTGATTGGTCCGATCTTCTTCGAATTCATCGAGCGCAAGGGCGATGACGGCTTCGGAGAGGGCAACTTCAAGGCGCTGTTCGAGTCCATCGAGGCCGAACAGATCGCCAATGGCGAGTTGGAAGGCACCGAATAA
- a CDS encoding monovalent cation:proton antiporter-2 (CPA2) family protein encodes MDAFLFQASIYLAAAVIAVPIAARLGFGSVLGYLAAGLVIGPVLGLVNATEDLQHFAEFGVVMMLFLIGLELEPRALWDMRHKLLGLGGLQISVTTLAVTGLVMLFGYVWQTALAIGLIFALSSTAIVLQTLSEKRLIQTSGGRSTFSVLLTQDIAVIPMLVLLPLLAVAAPATINEDGSIGVGHGEDAHHSMSLVEGLPGWGVTLVTLGAIAAIILAGIYLTGPLFRFIHQARLREMYTAVSLLIVLGIAFLMMLVGLSPALGTFLAGVVLANSEFRHELESDIEPFKGLLLGLFFITVGAGISFGTFFAAPLLILSLTLGMMALKGVILYVLGVIFGLTGKDRWLFTLGLAQAGEFGFVLVSFSLQQNVLTDALGERILLVIALSMLFTPLAFMAYEQLSKRMSSGDTQREHDEIDKTAPVIIAGIGRFGQIVNRMLQSTGFETVVIDHDMETIQTMRRFGFKGFFGDPTRPDLLHAAGIEKARVLCVALDDPAATSRIVAYARRLRGDELHIVARARDRTHVYELYQAGADDIVRELFDSSLRAGRYVLENMGLTEFEAAEAEKTFFQHDRMTVRELAQHWRPGVPAGENEPYIARAKELEKDLETALLSALDSQANRDSKSEEA; translated from the coding sequence ATGGACGCATTTCTGTTCCAAGCCTCGATCTACCTCGCCGCAGCGGTCATCGCCGTGCCGATTGCCGCCCGTCTCGGATTTGGATCGGTGCTGGGCTACCTCGCCGCGGGCCTTGTGATCGGCCCGGTTCTGGGGCTCGTGAATGCAACCGAGGATCTGCAGCATTTTGCCGAATTCGGCGTTGTCATGATGCTGTTTCTCATCGGCCTCGAGCTTGAGCCGCGCGCGCTTTGGGATATGCGCCACAAGCTGCTGGGCCTGGGCGGGTTGCAAATCAGCGTTACAACGCTCGCCGTGACCGGCCTCGTGATGCTGTTCGGCTATGTCTGGCAGACCGCGCTCGCCATCGGCCTGATCTTCGCGCTGTCCTCGACGGCGATCGTGCTTCAGACCCTGTCCGAGAAACGCCTGATCCAGACAAGCGGCGGGCGGTCCACCTTCTCGGTCCTTCTGACGCAGGACATCGCGGTGATCCCGATGCTGGTTCTGTTGCCGCTTCTGGCGGTTGCCGCGCCTGCCACGATCAACGAGGACGGCTCCATCGGCGTGGGGCACGGGGAAGATGCGCATCATTCCATGAGCCTCGTGGAAGGCCTGCCCGGCTGGGGCGTGACCCTCGTGACGCTGGGCGCCATCGCGGCGATCATCCTCGCGGGCATCTACCTGACCGGCCCGCTTTTCCGCTTCATCCACCAGGCGCGCCTGCGCGAGATGTACACCGCCGTGTCGCTGCTGATTGTGCTGGGCATTGCCTTCCTGATGATGCTCGTGGGCCTCTCGCCCGCGCTCGGGACGTTCCTTGCGGGCGTAGTGCTGGCCAATTCCGAATTCCGGCACGAGCTGGAATCGGATATCGAACCCTTCAAGGGCCTGCTTCTGGGCTTGTTCTTCATCACTGTCGGGGCCGGTATCTCCTTCGGCACCTTCTTCGCAGCCCCCCTCCTGATCCTGTCGCTGACCCTCGGGATGATGGCGCTCAAAGGCGTCATCCTTTACGTGCTCGGGGTGATATTCGGCCTCACTGGCAAGGACCGATGGCTCTTCACCCTCGGCCTTGCGCAGGCGGGCGAGTTCGGCTTCGTGCTCGTCTCCTTCTCGCTCCAGCAGAACGTGCTGACCGACGCGCTCGGCGAACGCATCCTGCTTGTCATCGCGCTGTCGATGCTGTTCACGCCGCTGGCCTTCATGGCCTATGAGCAGTTGTCCAAACGCATGAGCTCCGGCGACACCCAGCGCGAGCACGATGAGATCGACAAGACCGCGCCCGTCATCATCGCGGGCATCGGCCGCTTCGGGCAGATCGTGAACCGGATGCTGCAATCCACAGGGTTCGAGACGGTGGTGATCGACCATGACATGGAGACGATCCAGACCATGCGGCGCTTCGGCTTCAAGGGCTTCTTCGGCGATCCGACACGCCCGGATCTGCTTCATGCCGCGGGCATCGAGAAGGCGCGCGTGCTCTGCGTTGCGCTGGATGATCCGGCCGCGACGTCCAGGATCGTGGCCTATGCGCGGCGCTTGCGTGGGGACGAGTTGCACATCGTGGCGCGCGCGCGCGACCGCACCCATGTCTACGAGCTCTATCAGGCGGGCGCCGACGACATCGTGCGCGAGCTGTTCGACAGCTCCCTGCGTGCGGGCCGCTATGTCCTTGAGAATATGGGCCTGACCGAGTTCGAAGCGGCAGAAGCCGAGAAGACCTTCTTCCAACACGACCGGATGACCGTGCGCGAATTGGCGCAGCATTGGCGGCCCGGTGTGCCCGCAGGCGAAAACGAGCCCTATATCGCGCGCGCCAAGGAATTGGAGAAAGACCTGGAGACGGCCCTTCTGTCCGCGCTGGACAGCCAGGCCAATCGCGACAGCAAGTCCGAGGAGGCATGA
- a CDS encoding SCP2 sterol-binding domain-containing protein: MSDIINEAVSALNDKLAGQDIGGTAKFDIEGEGTVMMDDSGARAADEEADVTMTSDADTFRQILEGEMNPTAAFMSGKLTIDGDMGMAMKLAGVLA, encoded by the coding sequence ATGAGCGATATCATCAACGAGGCCGTATCGGCCCTGAACGACAAGCTGGCAGGCCAGGACATCGGCGGCACGGCAAAGTTCGACATCGAGGGCGAAGGCACCGTCATGATGGACGATTCTGGCGCGCGCGCCGCGGATGAAGAGGCCGATGTCACCATGACCTCCGACGCCGACACGTTCCGCCAGATCCTCGAAGGCGAAATGAACCCGACCGCCGCATTCATGTCCGGCAAACTAACGATCGATGGCGATATGGGCATGGCGATGAAGCTCGCGGGCGTGCTGGCCTGA
- a CDS encoding alpha/beta fold hydrolase — protein MSDAAPFLTDAAHGPDGARALWIQSVDGKRLRIGHYPAAADTPVRGTVLLFPGRTEYIEKYGRTAADLAAGGYHTVTIDWRGQGLSDRLLDDARTGHVDVFDDYQRDADALMEWVKAEGLPQPWHLIGHSMGGCIGLRSLMNRLPVASAVFTGPMWGIRISPVMRPAAWALSWGGAQVGMGHQIAPGTRPESYIVSEGFDDNMLTRDRDMFDYMRAQVLAEPKLQLGGPSLRWLNEALKECRALSRLPSPDYPCLTFVGTNERIVDVPRIEARMKAWPKGRLERVPGGEHEVLMEGPQVRGRVIREIIAHFNTSGSTADATATG, from the coding sequence ATGTCGGATGCGGCCCCTTTCCTGACCGACGCCGCGCATGGGCCCGATGGGGCCCGGGCGCTGTGGATCCAATCGGTTGATGGCAAGAGGCTGCGCATCGGACATTATCCGGCAGCGGCAGATACGCCCGTGCGCGGGACCGTTCTGCTGTTTCCGGGACGTACGGAATATATCGAGAAATATGGCCGCACCGCCGCTGATCTGGCGGCGGGCGGCTATCACACGGTCACCATCGACTGGCGCGGCCAAGGGCTGTCGGACCGGCTTCTGGACGATGCGCGCACCGGTCATGTCGATGTATTCGACGATTATCAGCGCGATGCGGATGCGCTGATGGAATGGGTCAAGGCCGAAGGATTGCCGCAGCCCTGGCACCTGATCGGCCATTCCATGGGCGGCTGTATCGGCCTGCGGTCGCTGATGAACCGCCTGCCCGTCGCCTCGGCCGTCTTCACGGGCCCGATGTGGGGCATCCGGATCTCGCCCGTCATGCGCCCCGCCGCCTGGGCGCTGAGCTGGGGGGGCGCGCAGGTTGGCATGGGCCATCAAATCGCGCCCGGAACCCGACCCGAGAGCTACATCGTCTCGGAAGGTTTCGACGATAACATGCTGACCCGCGATCGCGACATGTTCGACTACATGCGCGCGCAGGTTTTGGCAGAGCCGAAGCTGCAACTCGGTGGCCCGTCCCTGCGCTGGCTGAACGAGGCGCTGAAGGAATGCCGCGCCCTGTCGCGTCTGCCGAGCCCGGACTACCCCTGCCTCACATTCGTCGGTACCAATGAACGCATCGTCGACGTGCCCCGGATCGAGGCCCGCATGAAGGCCTGGCCCAAGGGGCGTCTCGAACGCGTGCCGGGCGGCGAACACGAGGTCCTCATGGAGGGGCCGCAAGTTCGCGGCCGGGTCATCCGCGAGATCATCGCGCATTTCAACACCTCCGGCAGCACCGCGGACGCCACGGCGACAGGTTGA
- a CDS encoding RNA-binding S4 domain-containing protein, with the protein MSDRIRIDKWLWHARFFKTRSLANKLVASGRVRLNSQPVAKPAVQVAPGDVLTFPKDDHVRVIRVIAPGERRGPAPEAQALYEDLDPPQPRVREVQPHVPRYDEGGRPSKRDRRLLDQTRRDALE; encoded by the coding sequence ATGTCGGACCGCATCCGCATCGACAAATGGCTCTGGCATGCGCGATTTTTCAAGACGCGCAGCCTGGCCAACAAGCTGGTGGCCTCGGGCCGGGTGCGCCTGAACAGCCAGCCCGTCGCGAAACCGGCAGTTCAGGTAGCGCCGGGCGATGTTCTGACATTCCCGAAAGACGATCACGTCCGCGTCATCCGGGTCATCGCGCCGGGCGAGCGGCGCGGCCCCGCACCCGAGGCTCAGGCGCTCTACGAGGACCTCGATCCACCGCAACCGCGTGTGCGCGAGGTCCAACCGCATGTCCCGCGTTACGATGAGGGCGGGCGCCCCTCGAAGCGCGACCGCAGGCTGCTCGATCAAACCCGCCGTGATGCGCTTGAATGA
- the fdxA gene encoding ferredoxin FdxA: MTYIVNDACIGCKYTDCVEVCPVDCFYEGENMLVIHPDECIDCGVCEPECPADAIRPDTEPEAEKWVEFNRKYSEMWPVIITKKDPLPEAEERDGEEGKLEKYFSEAPGEGG; this comes from the coding sequence ATGACCTATATCGTCAACGATGCCTGCATTGGCTGCAAATACACCGACTGCGTCGAGGTCTGCCCCGTGGATTGCTTCTACGAGGGGGAGAACATGCTCGTCATCCATCCCGACGAGTGCATCGATTGCGGCGTGTGCGAGCCTGAATGTCCCGCAGATGCGATCCGGCCCGATACCGAGCCGGAGGCCGAGAAGTGGGTCGAGTTCAATCGTAAATATTCGGAAATGTGGCCGGTCATCATCACCAAGAAGGACCCGCTGCCCGAGGCCGAGGAACGCGACGGCGAAGAAGGCAAGCTCGAGAAGTACTTCTCCGAAGCGCCGGGCGAGGGCGGCTGA
- a CDS encoding ligase-associated DNA damage response exonuclease, translating to MSDPVLTFTERGIYCPAGDFFIDPWRPVDRALITHGHADHARWGHAHYLATEAAAPVMRYRLGDVSLDTIAMGEPRKIGGATVSFHPAGHIPGSAQIRVEVGGEVWVVSGDYKTEPDRLCEPFEPISCHAFITECTFGLPVFKWRPEAEVAAEVNEWWATNAAEGRASVLGAYSLGKAQRVLSLIDPEIGQILTHGAVEATNRILRDQGLPLPETTQVTSDIDPKSVKNPLIIAPPSALGTPWMRRFGPSSQSFASGWMALRGVRRRRAMDRGFVISDHADWDGLLWAIRETGAEKVFCTHGYTEIFARWLKSEGYDAHVLSTEFGSEDADDVSQESEEVRA from the coding sequence ATGTCCGACCCCGTCCTGACCTTCACAGAGCGTGGCATCTACTGCCCCGCAGGCGATTTCTTCATCGATCCCTGGCGCCCGGTCGACCGCGCGCTCATCACGCATGGGCATGCCGACCATGCCCGCTGGGGCCACGCCCATTACCTCGCAACCGAAGCCGCCGCCCCGGTCATGCGCTACCGTCTTGGCGATGTCTCCCTCGACACGATCGCCATGGGCGAGCCGCGAAAGATCGGCGGCGCAACCGTCTCCTTCCATCCGGCAGGTCACATCCCCGGATCGGCTCAGATCCGCGTGGAGGTCGGCGGTGAGGTCTGGGTCGTTTCCGGCGACTACAAGACCGAGCCCGATCGCCTGTGCGAGCCCTTCGAGCCCATCTCCTGCCACGCTTTCATCACCGAATGCACCTTCGGCCTGCCGGTTTTCAAATGGCGCCCCGAAGCCGAGGTCGCCGCGGAAGTTAACGAGTGGTGGGCCACCAACGCGGCGGAAGGACGCGCATCGGTTCTGGGTGCCTATTCCCTCGGCAAGGCCCAGCGGGTTCTGTCCTTGATCGATCCCGAAATCGGTCAGATCCTGACCCACGGGGCCGTCGAGGCCACCAATCGTATCCTGCGCGATCAGGGCCTGCCCTTGCCCGAGACCACGCAGGTCACATCCGATATAGATCCGAAATCCGTAAAGAATCCGTTGATCATCGCGCCCCCTTCGGCTCTGGGCACGCCCTGGATGCGTCGCTTCGGCCCGTCGAGCCAATCCTTCGCGTCCGGATGGATGGCGCTCCGGGGGGTCAGGCGACGGCGGGCGATGGACCGGGGCTTCGTGATTTCCGACCATGCGGATTGGGACGGCCTGCTCTGGGCGATTCGGGAAACCGGGGCGGAAAAAGTATTCTGCACACATGGTTACACGGAGATCTTCGCGCGATGGCTGAAGTCTGAAGGCTATGACGCGCATGTCCTGTCGACCGAGTTCGGATCGGAAGATGCCGACGACGTCTCGCAAGAGTCGGAGGAGGTGCGCGCGTGA